In one Tachysurus vachellii isolate PV-2020 chromosome 24, HZAU_Pvac_v1, whole genome shotgun sequence genomic region, the following are encoded:
- the mvb12a gene encoding multivesicular body subunit 12A gives MSSSSVQNRPISAIAWASNNSTCPAHFTMIATTEDGAAANFTRGFGLKSGYFLCYSKDLSGGMMVSDVQVISDKDVIPHGYCYIPEFMESKSSVWKKKRVCVRIVPVDSGATAVLDIKVTAKSKMMLPQYTCLGDILGYVLWCLKGTFSSPVPQVKPRSLSIDMRQLSLEAAAPLPLRPNNQTSQGQPKVSRRRSNLDRTETDRTEKVHDGSSIYGITAMDGVPFALHPKFENRVIEKVSISALDNIRIKSLQDIENEYNYTFAVEEAARIPRS, from the exons atgtcTTCCTCTAGTGTTCAGAACAGGCCGATCTCAGCAATTGCATGGGCCTCCAACAACTCCACATGTCCCGCCCACTTTACCATG aTTGCCACGACTGAAGATGGAGCTGCTGCCAACTTCACCCGGGGCTTTGGTCTGAAATCTGGATACTTTCTGTGTTACAGCAAG gATCTCTCAGGTGGAATGATGGTGTCTGATGTTCAGGTGATCTCTGACAAGGATGTGATTCCTCATGGGTACTGCTACATACCTGAGTTCATGGAGTCCA aaTCCTCTGTGTGGAAGaagaagcgtgtgtgtgtgcgtattgtTCCTGTGGACAGTGGAGCAACCGCCGTTCTGGACATCAAAGTAACGGCCAAGAGCAAGATGATGCTTCCACAGTACACCTGCCTggg ggACATTCTGGGATACGTGCTGTGGTGTCTGAAAGGCACCTTCTCATCTCCTGTTCCTCAGGTGAAGCCCCGCAGTCTGAGCATCGACATGCGGCAGCTCTCACTGGAAGCAGCTGCACCGCTGCCCCTCAGACCCAA CAACCAGACGTCTCAAGGCCAACCCAAGGTCAGTCGTCGCCGTAGCAACCTGGATCGTACAGAGACTGATCGTACAGAGAAGGTGCACGATGGAAGCAGCATTTATGGCattacag CGATGGATGGAGTTCCTTTTGCTCTTCATCCCAAATTTGAAAATCGAGTCATCGAGAAG GTGTCCATCTCAGCTCTGGATAATATTCGGATTAAATCACTGCAGGATATAGAGAATGAG TATAACTACACGTTTGCAGTAGAAGAAGCTGCCAGGATTCCCCGCTCCTAG
- the olfm2b gene encoding noelin-2b, producing MMSVPMLKMGLVLSTMAMLTNWMSQTLPRLVGLDPTAARLGNSEKFISVVYPGQDEGWQVFGSVSDVGGKCVCKLLAPPPNHCRKEPRHTRLRQITEHLQNVTQYLELLDWRTSRDLQHIRDTEKKIISVEMRVKTALSNPYTVTQEVLKDLEQSVLESVPLRAVLARFRSEVLKVEVLKREMARVSSSLTQEQTLTYSSVQQLEQREIQLQSRLHTCASSVGCGKLMGLSNPVTIRSFGSRFGSWMMDSMISSSDERVWSMDGYFRGKRVFEYRTLRDFTTGHNFVVHQLPHPWAGTGHVVYNGSLYYNKHQTNVIVRYHLLSRSVLTQRTLSQAAYNNTFPYSWGGSSDIDLMADESGLWAVYTTLMHGGNMVLSRLDPVTLDLVQSWDTGFPKRSAGEAFIVCGSLYVTDSHLNGAKIHFIYHTDSQMYEYTHIPFHNQYSHISMMDYNPREKVLYAWNNGHQVIYNITLLQEIKTFTDV from the exons ATGATGAGTGTTCCCATGCTGAAGATGGGTCTGGTGCTCAGTACCATGGCCATGCTGACTAACTGGATGTCTCAGACGCTCCCCAGACTGGTGGGACTGGATCCGACGGCGGCTCGTCTGGGAAACTCCGAGAAGTTCATCAGC gtgGTGTATCCGGGACAGGATGAAGGCTGGCAGGTCTTCGGTTCTGTGTCAGATGTAggagggaagtgtgtgtgtaagctccTCGCCCCCCCGCCGAACCACTGCCGGAAAGAACCAAGACACACTCGCCTTCGCCAAATCACAGAGCAT ctccAGAATGTGACTCAGTATTTGGAGCTATTGGATTGGCGAACATCTCGAGATCTGCAACAtatcagagacacagagaagaaGATCATCAGTGTGGAAATGAGAGTGAAGACTGCACTCAGTAACCCTTACACTGTCACTCAAGAAGTGTTAAAG gaccTGGAACAGAGTGTGCTGGAGAGTGTTCCTCTGCGTGCTGTGTTGGCTCGGTTCCGCTCTGAGGTGCTGAAGGTGGAAGTGTTGAAGCGGGAGATGGCGAGAGTGAGCTCGAGTCTCACCCAGGAGCAGACCCTCACCTACAGCAGCGTTCAAcagctggagcagagagagatacagctgCAGAGCCGACTACACACCTGCGCTAGCTCagttg gttGTGGAAAGCTAATGGGACTCAGTAACCCGGTCACCATCAGGTCCTTTGGGTCCCGTTTTGGCTCTTGGATGATGGACAGTATGATTTCCAGCTCTGATGAACGA GTCTGGTCCATGGACGGCTACTTCAGAGGAAAGCGTGTGTTTGAATACAGGACGCTGAGGGACTTCACTACAGGACACAACTTTGTGGTCCATCAGCTTCCTCATCCGTGGGCGG gtacaGGTCATGTGGTGTATAACGGCTCTCTCTACTACAATAAACACCAGACTAACGTTATTGTGCGATATCACCTGCTGTCTCGCAGCGTTCTAACACAGCGCACTCTCTCTCAAGCCGCTTACAACAACACCTTCCCGTACTCTTGGGGCGGATCCTCCGACATTGACCTCATGGCAGATGAGAGCGGTCTCTGGGCGGTCTACACCACCCTGATGCATGGGGGAAACATGGTGCTGAGCCGCCTAGATCCTGTCACCCTGGACTTGGTACAGTCCTGGGACACCGGCTTCCCCAAGCGTAGCGCCGGAGAAGCTTTCATCGTCTGTGGCTCGCTCTATGTCACCGATTCGCACCTAAATGGAGCCAAGATCCACTTCATCTACCACACGGACAGCCAGAtgtatgaatacacacacatccccttCCACAACCAGTACTCACACATCTCCATGATGGACTACAACCCCAGAGAAAAGGTGCTGTATGCCTGGAACAACGGACATCAGGTCATCTATAACATCACGCTCCTGCAAGAGATCAAGACTTTCACAGATGTGTAG